The following DNA comes from Nocardioides panzhihuensis.
TCCGGTGGGCCAACCTGACCGGTGACCGCTACCTGGAGGTCGGACCGGGCAAGGACACCGGCGCAGCCGCGCTCCCTCCGGGCACCGCCATCCCCTCCTCGCGTACGTCACCCGCGCTCGACCTCGACACCGTCTTCAACGGCTTCAAGCCGCTCTTCCGCGCGCTGTCGCCCAAGGACGTCAACCAGCTCACCGAGAGCATCATCGCGATCACCCAGGGACAGGCCGGTGCCATCGACGCGTTGCTGACCGACATCGGCTCGTTGACCCAGACGCTGGCAGACCGCGACGAGCTGATCGGAAGCGTCATCGACAACCTCACCCGGGTGCTGAGCACCATCGACCGTCGCCGCGACGAGGTCGACCGGCTCCTGCTCGGCCTGGCCGACCTCACCCACGGTCTGGCCGCCGATCGGAAGAGTATCGGCGCGTCGGTCGGCACCATCGGCACCTTCACCGGGAGGACCCGGTCGCTGCTGAAGGCGATCCGGCCCGACCTGGCCGCCTCCCTCGACGAGACCGGGAGGGTGGCCGCGAACGTCAATGCCGATGCCGACTACGTCGACCGCATCCTGAAGCAGTATCCCGACGTCGTGCACAGGCTCGGTCGTGGCGGGACGTACGGCTCGTTCTTCAACTTCTACCTCTGCGGGATCCGGGTCAAGACCGGCACCTCGGACGCGCCTGTCTACTCGCCCTACCTGATGAGCAAGGAGGACCGATGCGTTTTCTGAGCCAGCACTTCCGCGAGCGCAACCAGGTTCAGGTCGGCCTGGTCGGCGCTGTCGCCGTCATCCTGCTCACCACCTTCGCGCTCAACATCGGCACCCTGCGCTCGGCGCTGCTGGGAGCCGACCACACCGCCCAGTTCGCCGAGTCCGGAGGGCTGCGGCCCGGTGATGACGTACGCGTGTCCGGACTGACGGTCGGCAGCGTCGACAAGGTCGAGATCGTGGCCGAGCACGTGGAGATCGCCTTCACGCTGGACGAGGTCGAGGTCGGCTCCCGGTCGAAGGCGGCGATCAAGAGCGACAACGCACTGGGCCGTAGGTACCTGGCGGTGACACCTGCCGGGGCGGGCAACGCCGACGTGATCCCGCTGGCCCGCACGACCTCGCCGTACGGCGTCACCGACGCCCTCTCCGACCTGACCGAGACCACGGGCGAGATCGACGTCGACCAGCTCGCCGCCTCCCTCGACTCGGTCTCGTCCGTGCTCGAGGCGACACCTCGGAGCCTGCGCTCCACCGTCAACGGGGTCGGACGCCTCTCGGCCTCCATCGCCGAACGCGACCAGCAGCTCCAAGAGCTCTTCGCCCGCGCGGCGAACGTCTCCGACGTGCTGGCCGAGCGCAACGCCGAGATCACGGCGCTGATGTCTGACAGCGCGGCCTTCTTCGCCGAGCTGCAGGCGCGCCGCCACCAGGTGCACCAGCTGCTGGTCAACACCACTGCGGCAGCCACGCAGATCCGGGGCCTGATCAAGGACAACGAGGACACCCTCGGGTCCACGCTGCGCGAGCTGGACGGAGTGATCAAGCTGCTGGAGCGCAACAAGGCGAGCCTCGAGTACGGCCTGAAGCATCTGGGCGGCTTCATCCGTTCCCTGGGCGAGGCGGTGGGCGGCGGACCGTTCTTCTACGCCTATCTGCAGAACCTGGTCCCCGCCGACCTGGCACCTGTCATCCCCGAGCTGGTCTCGGCGAAGGGGGAGAAGCCATGACCCGCCTGTCGCGAAACGCGGTCTACGTGGTCCTGGCAGCACTGGCATTGGGTGCTGCCGTCTTCGCCGGGATCAGCGTCGCCTCGCCAGACACCCAGCGCTTCACCCTCCACTTCGCCGAGGTCAAAGGCCTCTACGTCGGCGACAGCGTCGACGTGCTCGGGGTGAGCGTCGGCCGGGTGACCGAGATCGACGCCGGCCCCGAGCGCGTACGCGTGGAGGTGGAGGTCTCCGGCGACCGGCCGATTCCGGCCGACGCGAAGGCGGTCCTGGTCGCACCGTCACTGGTCTCGGTGCGGCACGTTGCGCTCGCTCCGGTCTACGGCGGCGGGCCGAAGCTGGCGGACGGCGCGACGATCCCGCTCTCGCGTACCGCCGTTCCGGTGGAGTGGGACGAGATCAAGGAGCAGCTGGTCCGGCTCAGCGACGCGCTGGGGCCTGAGGGCGCCAACAAGGACGGCTCGCTCTCGCGGTTCCTGGACTCTTCGGCAGGCAGCCTGAAGGGTCAGGGCGCTGAGATCGGGCAGACCTTGGAGCAGCTCTCCGAGGCACTGAGCACCCTGGCCGACTCCAAGGGCGACATCTTCGCGACGGTTCGCAACCTGAACACCTTCGTCGCGGCCCTCGAATCCAGCGACGACCAGGTGCGCGCCTTCAACGACCAGCTCGCCGGTGCTGCCGACCTGCTCGCCGACAACCGCAGCGAGCTCGCCACCGCGCTGGCCTCGATCGAGGCGGTCTTCAAGGACCTCACCCGCTTCGTCGAGGCCCATCGCACCGACCTGACCTCGACGGTCACCGGGCTACGCAAGACCACCAAGCTGCTGGCCGACAACCGGCAGAACCTGGCCGACATCCTCCAGGTCGCGCCGACCACCGTGTCGAACTTCTACAACATCTACGACCCCGTCGTGCCTGCGGTGACCGGGTCACTGGTCGCCCAGAACATGGACTCGCCGGCGATGTTCCTGTGCTCGGCGGTCTACTCGCTGGGGCATTCGCCGGAGACGTGCGCGAACCTGCTGGCGCCGGTCGCGAAGTATCTCCGCGTCGAGCAGCCGCCGGTCGGGCTCAGCGTCCTGGAGAACAACCGACCTGGCGGCCAGGTCCCCGGACCGCAGGCTCCTGGGAAGCAGGGGGATACGCCATGAGGACCAGACTGCCGGTGATGCTGACGGTGGTGCTGCTGACCGCCGGGTGCGGGTTCACCGGCATCAACGACCTGCCGCTGCCGCTCACCAAGGGGTCGGGGGACGGCTCGTACGAGATCAGCGTCCACCTGGCCAACGCGACCAACCTGGTGCCCAACTCCGAGGTCAAGGTCGACGACGTCACCGTCGGCTCGGTGCGGCGCATCGAGCTCGACCATTGGCACGCCAAGCTGACCCTCGGGCTGGAGAAGGACGTACGGCTCCCGGCCGCCACCACCGCACGGATCGGCCAGAAGAGCCTGCTCGGAGCCGAGTATCTCCAGCTCGACACGGCCGGCCTTCCCAAGAGCCGGCTGCTCGCCGACGGTGACGTGATCCCGCTCGGGCGGA
Coding sequences within:
- a CDS encoding MCE family protein codes for the protein MKIRDPRSLVLVLVFIVTTSLLSAIVAVTLGRMRIEETVSYQAMFQDASGLREGVDVRASGVTVGTVGDLRLREDHQVEVTFEVPADLPLTESSTAAIRWANLTGDRYLEVGPGKDTGAAALPPGTAIPSSRTSPALDLDTVFNGFKPLFRALSPKDVNQLTESIIAITQGQAGAIDALLTDIGSLTQTLADRDELIGSVIDNLTRVLSTIDRRRDEVDRLLLGLADLTHGLAADRKSIGASVGTIGTFTGRTRSLLKAIRPDLAASLDETGRVAANVNADADYVDRILKQYPDVVHRLGRGGTYGSFFNFYLCGIRVKTGTSDAPVYSPYLMSKEDRCVF
- a CDS encoding MCE family protein — protein: MRFLSQHFRERNQVQVGLVGAVAVILLTTFALNIGTLRSALLGADHTAQFAESGGLRPGDDVRVSGLTVGSVDKVEIVAEHVEIAFTLDEVEVGSRSKAAIKSDNALGRRYLAVTPAGAGNADVIPLARTTSPYGVTDALSDLTETTGEIDVDQLAASLDSVSSVLEATPRSLRSTVNGVGRLSASIAERDQQLQELFARAANVSDVLAERNAEITALMSDSAAFFAELQARRHQVHQLLVNTTAAATQIRGLIKDNEDTLGSTLRELDGVIKLLERNKASLEYGLKHLGGFIRSLGEAVGGGPFFYAYLQNLVPADLAPVIPELVSAKGEKP
- a CDS encoding MCE family protein translates to MTRLSRNAVYVVLAALALGAAVFAGISVASPDTQRFTLHFAEVKGLYVGDSVDVLGVSVGRVTEIDAGPERVRVEVEVSGDRPIPADAKAVLVAPSLVSVRHVALAPVYGGGPKLADGATIPLSRTAVPVEWDEIKEQLVRLSDALGPEGANKDGSLSRFLDSSAGSLKGQGAEIGQTLEQLSEALSTLADSKGDIFATVRNLNTFVAALESSDDQVRAFNDQLAGAADLLADNRSELATALASIEAVFKDLTRFVEAHRTDLTSTVTGLRKTTKLLADNRQNLADILQVAPTTVSNFYNIYDPVVPAVTGSLVAQNMDSPAMFLCSAVYSLGHSPETCANLLAPVAKYLRVEQPPVGLSVLENNRPGGQVPGPQAPGKQGDTP